One Endozoicomonas gorgoniicola DNA window includes the following coding sequences:
- a CDS encoding AMP-binding protein, translating into MNSNFWHDKYPDGVPSEIDTGQYRSILDVLDYSARKYADKPVFSNLGKILTYAELHHQSGVFCSYLQNHTDLRPGDRIAVMLPNLLQFPVVVFGALRAGLVVVNTNPLYTEREMEHQFNDSGAKALVVLSNMAHMAERVVPKTSIRHVIITNVGDMLPAVKRVLVNAVVKYVKKMVPDYVVANAVPFTQAMKLGALNTPLDARKEDDEVAVLQYTGGTTGIAKGAMLTHRNILSNMFQTKAMVARNLEDGKELLVAPLPLYHIFAFTVHCMVGMLVGAHNLLITNPRDMKTFMKDLRGKPFSMFVGLNTLFLGLMKNEEFRKMDFSHLKNTVSGGMALQMDTAERWEQLTGCKICEGYGMTETSPIVTINPLDRIKLGTIGIPVPSCQLKVIDDEGNDLGLNEVGELCVRGPQVMKGYWENEAATADSVDADGWLKTGDIARIDDEGYATIVDRKKDMICISGFNVYPNELEEVLTMHPDIVQSAAIGVPNERSGEVIKVFLVSSNPELTRDDVIAHLRKHVTGYKVPKQVEFRDQLPVTNVGKILRRELRDEELKKLAAS; encoded by the coding sequence ATTAATAGCAATTTTTGGCATGACAAGTACCCTGATGGCGTACCATCTGAAATAGATACCGGACAATACCGTTCTATTCTGGACGTTCTCGATTATTCAGCACGCAAATACGCGGATAAACCGGTGTTCAGTAACCTGGGTAAAATCCTCACTTATGCAGAGCTGCACCACCAGAGTGGAGTGTTCTGCAGCTACCTGCAAAACCATACCGACCTGCGTCCGGGCGACCGGATTGCCGTGATGCTGCCCAATCTGTTGCAGTTTCCCGTCGTTGTGTTTGGTGCTCTGCGTGCCGGTCTGGTGGTAGTGAATACCAACCCGCTGTATACCGAACGTGAAATGGAGCATCAGTTTAACGACTCGGGCGCTAAGGCATTGGTGGTGTTGTCGAACATGGCTCACATGGCTGAGCGTGTGGTGCCAAAGACCAGTATCCGGCATGTCATCATTACCAACGTTGGCGACATGCTGCCCGCCGTAAAACGTGTTCTGGTTAATGCCGTCGTTAAGTATGTGAAGAAAATGGTGCCGGACTATGTGGTAGCCAACGCGGTGCCGTTTACGCAAGCCATGAAACTGGGGGCTTTAAATACGCCTCTGGATGCCCGCAAGGAAGACGACGAGGTTGCAGTACTGCAATACACTGGTGGTACGACGGGTATCGCTAAAGGAGCGATGCTGACGCACCGCAATATTCTCAGCAATATGTTCCAGACCAAGGCCATGGTGGCTCGCAATCTGGAAGATGGTAAAGAGCTGCTGGTGGCACCTCTGCCGCTGTACCATATTTTTGCGTTTACCGTTCACTGCATGGTGGGGATGCTGGTAGGCGCCCATAACCTGCTGATTACCAATCCGCGGGATATGAAAACCTTTATGAAAGACCTCAGGGGTAAGCCGTTCAGCATGTTTGTTGGCCTGAACACCCTGTTTCTGGGACTGATGAAAAATGAAGAGTTCCGCAAGATGGATTTCAGCCACCTGAAGAACACCGTATCAGGGGGTATGGCGTTACAGATGGATACCGCTGAACGCTGGGAGCAGCTGACCGGTTGTAAAATCTGTGAAGGTTATGGCATGACTGAAACCTCGCCGATTGTCACCATCAACCCTCTGGACCGCATCAAATTGGGTACCATTGGCATTCCTGTGCCGTCCTGCCAGCTGAAGGTGATTGATGATGAAGGTAATGATCTGGGCCTGAACGAAGTCGGTGAATTGTGTGTTCGCGGCCCCCAGGTGATGAAAGGCTATTGGGAGAATGAAGCAGCCACTGCCGACAGTGTTGATGCGGACGGCTGGCTGAAAACCGGTGATATTGCCAGAATTGACGATGAAGGTTACGCCACCATCGTTGACCGCAAAAAAGACATGATCTGCATTTCCGGCTTTAACGTCTACCCGAACGAGCTGGAAGAAGTGTTGACCATGCACCCTGATATTGTCCAGAGTGCTGCCATTGGGGTTCCTAATGAGCGCAGTGGCGAAGTCATTAAAGTCTTTCTCGTCTCTTCTAACCCTGAACTGACCCGTGATGACGTTATTGCTCATCTGCGTAAACATGTCACAGGCTACAAGGTACCTAAGCAGGTTGAGTTCCGTGATCAGTTGCCAGTCACGAATGTCGGTAAAATCCTTCGACGTGAGTTGCGTGACGAAGAGTTGAAAAAGCTGGCAGCGTCTTAA
- the hrpA gene encoding ATP-dependent RNA helicase HrpA: MSGKNELRSAIDQCMIRDRYPLRRQLQRLKRSDESALKKLQDRIERSVKRAQARAAAIPEVEYDDALPVVQRRDEIARAIRDHQVVVIAGETGSGKTTQLPKICLEAGRGVYGLIGHTQPRRLAARSVSSRIAEELKVPVGEQVGYQVRFTDHGNENTLVKLMTDGILLAEVQNDRFLNRYDTIIIDEAHERSLNIDFLMGYLKHLLPKRPDLKVIITSATIDVERFSKHFDNAPVIEVSGRTYPVDVNYRPLEELELEGRDADQRLQQGVLASLREIEDLERGSKSGRLGDVLVFLSGEREIRETAKFLRDARLAHTEILPLYARLSAAEQNRIFQSHSGRRVILSTNVAETSLTVPGIRYVIDPGMARISRYSVRSKVQRLPVEPVSQASANQRKGRCGRVAEGLCFRLYSEEDFLSRPEFTDAEILRTNLAAVILQMLRLGLGDIAAFPFVDAPDSKAINDGFKLLQELGAVNDDRRMTRTGRQLSQLPVDPRLARMLIEAHKKRALNELLIIASALAIQDPRERPAEKQQAADQRHREHYHDDSDFMSFVQLWESYEEQRQELSQNQLRKYCKQQFLSFMRMREWRDLHRQLALACKDIGLKTNDETASYGDVHKSLLAGLLSHLGNKDEEADYMGARNRRFYLFPASTLFKRKPKWVVTAELVETSRLFARVNAKIEPQWIEPLAGHLVKRNYFEPHWEKKRSQVVAYEQVTLYGLIIVGRRRVNYGAIDPVVAREIFIREALVEGHYHSKGAFQQHNLDLIGEVDELEAKSRRRDIMVDPETLYAFYDERLPEGIHNGAGFEKWRSTAEKEQPQLLFLTKEYLMRHDADQVTENKYPDRLRWEGLELPLTYHFEPGAVDDGVTLTLPVQALRLLPKYRLEWLVPGMLYDKCVALVRALPKAVRKNFVPVPDYVRGAMEAMSTCDEPLTEILGHHLHRMAGVRILDEHWNVDDLDPHLRMNFRLIDENGKVLGQGRDLTRLKETFGNQSEDSLRKLTDSSLEQEGLKDWSCGELPQEITRKVGGLVLKTYPALVDQKNSVAVKLFEDQAMAASEHRKGLTRLFRFKLSNQLKFALSKMKSLAQVKLLTTGIVQARALEDDLQSFLISEVFVQSPEEWPRNQDAFQALVDQRKGNLVPFAEEIDTLLLKIFKTAHSVSKNLKGKISFDRAFSLADIKAHLGQLIYPGFMQDAGIEWLRHYPRFLRGVELRQEKLPAQINKDRAWTEELTLLYQSWEKRREIHRKHKLVDEKLALYRWMLEEYRVSLFAQQLGTRFPVSAKRLRKLWEEVQDI; this comes from the coding sequence GTGTCCGGCAAAAACGAGCTACGCAGTGCTATTGACCAGTGCATGATCAGGGATCGCTATCCCCTGCGGCGGCAGTTGCAGCGCCTGAAGCGCAGCGATGAGTCAGCACTGAAAAAGCTGCAGGATCGTATCGAGCGCTCAGTTAAACGGGCACAGGCGCGCGCTGCTGCCATTCCTGAGGTTGAATACGATGACGCCTTGCCTGTGGTTCAGCGTCGGGATGAAATTGCCCGGGCCATTCGTGATCATCAGGTGGTGGTTATTGCCGGTGAAACCGGTTCGGGCAAGACCACACAATTACCCAAAATCTGCCTTGAGGCCGGACGGGGTGTTTATGGCCTGATTGGTCATACTCAGCCACGCCGGCTGGCTGCTCGTTCGGTGTCCAGTCGTATTGCGGAAGAACTGAAAGTGCCGGTCGGTGAGCAGGTGGGTTACCAGGTGCGTTTTACTGACCACGGTAACGAAAATACTCTGGTCAAACTGATGACCGACGGTATTCTGCTGGCTGAAGTTCAGAATGACCGTTTTCTGAACCGCTACGACACCATCATTATTGACGAGGCCCACGAGCGCAGCCTCAACATCGATTTTCTGATGGGCTACCTGAAGCATCTGTTGCCGAAACGGCCTGACCTGAAGGTGATTATCACCTCGGCCACCATTGATGTTGAGCGTTTCTCGAAACACTTTGATAACGCTCCGGTGATTGAGGTGTCAGGTCGCACCTACCCGGTTGACGTAAACTATCGGCCTCTGGAAGAACTTGAGCTGGAAGGGCGTGATGCTGACCAGCGCCTGCAGCAGGGTGTTCTCGCTTCTTTAAGAGAAATTGAAGACCTGGAGCGGGGCAGTAAAAGTGGCAGACTGGGCGATGTGCTGGTATTTCTCAGTGGTGAACGGGAAATCCGTGAAACGGCAAAGTTCCTCCGGGATGCCCGTCTGGCGCATACCGAAATTCTGCCGCTTTATGCCCGCCTGTCAGCGGCTGAGCAGAACCGGATTTTTCAGTCACACTCCGGTCGTCGTGTGATCCTTTCCACCAACGTGGCGGAAACCTCCCTGACAGTTCCGGGTATTCGCTATGTGATTGATCCGGGAATGGCCCGGATCAGCCGCTACAGTGTGCGTTCCAAAGTACAGCGCCTGCCCGTTGAGCCTGTATCTCAGGCGTCGGCTAATCAGCGCAAAGGTCGTTGCGGCCGGGTAGCGGAAGGACTCTGTTTTCGCCTGTACAGTGAAGAGGATTTCCTGTCCCGCCCTGAGTTTACCGATGCGGAAATTCTGCGTACCAACCTGGCAGCGGTTATCCTGCAGATGTTGCGCCTGGGGCTGGGTGATATTGCGGCTTTCCCGTTTGTGGATGCGCCGGACTCTAAAGCGATTAACGACGGCTTTAAACTGTTGCAGGAGCTGGGGGCGGTTAATGATGATCGTCGTATGACCCGAACCGGCAGGCAGTTGTCGCAATTGCCAGTTGATCCAAGACTGGCCCGCATGCTGATTGAAGCCCATAAAAAACGTGCCTTGAATGAACTGTTGATTATTGCCAGCGCTCTGGCGATTCAGGACCCAAGAGAACGTCCGGCGGAAAAGCAGCAGGCAGCGGATCAGCGCCATCGTGAGCATTACCATGATGACTCCGACTTTATGAGTTTTGTACAGCTCTGGGAAAGTTATGAAGAACAGCGTCAGGAACTGTCCCAGAACCAGCTGCGTAAATATTGCAAACAACAATTTCTGTCGTTTATGCGGATGCGCGAATGGCGTGACCTCCACCGTCAGCTGGCGCTTGCCTGCAAGGATATCGGGCTGAAGACCAACGATGAAACGGCGAGTTATGGCGATGTTCATAAATCATTGCTGGCAGGTTTATTGTCCCATCTGGGCAATAAGGATGAAGAAGCCGATTATATGGGGGCAAGAAACCGTCGCTTCTATCTGTTCCCGGCTTCAACCCTGTTTAAACGCAAACCTAAGTGGGTGGTGACGGCTGAGCTGGTGGAAACGTCCCGTCTGTTTGCCCGGGTTAATGCCAAAATTGAACCCCAGTGGATTGAGCCGCTGGCGGGGCATCTGGTGAAACGCAACTACTTTGAACCGCACTGGGAGAAAAAGCGTTCTCAGGTGGTCGCCTATGAACAGGTCACTCTTTACGGGCTGATTATTGTCGGGCGTCGTCGTGTGAACTACGGTGCGATTGATCCAGTGGTGGCCAGGGAGATATTTATCCGTGAAGCGCTGGTGGAAGGGCATTATCATTCCAAAGGCGCTTTCCAGCAGCACAACCTTGACCTGATTGGTGAGGTGGATGAACTGGAAGCCAAGTCCCGTCGACGGGATATTATGGTGGACCCGGAAACCCTTTACGCTTTTTACGATGAGCGCCTGCCAGAAGGCATTCATAATGGTGCCGGTTTTGAAAAGTGGCGGTCAACCGCTGAGAAAGAACAACCCCAACTGCTGTTTCTGACCAAAGAATACCTGATGCGTCATGATGCGGATCAGGTGACTGAAAACAAATATCCGGATCGTCTGCGCTGGGAGGGTCTGGAGCTGCCGTTAACCTATCATTTTGAACCGGGCGCTGTTGACGACGGTGTAACACTGACTCTGCCTGTTCAGGCGTTGCGCCTGTTGCCTAAGTACCGGCTTGAGTGGCTGGTACCCGGTATGTTGTACGACAAGTGTGTGGCGCTGGTACGTGCCTTGCCCAAGGCGGTTCGTAAGAATTTTGTACCGGTGCCTGACTATGTGCGTGGAGCCATGGAAGCCATGTCGACCTGTGACGAGCCGTTGACTGAAATTCTTGGTCATCATCTGCATCGCATGGCAGGGGTTCGCATTCTGGATGAGCACTGGAATGTTGATGACCTTGATCCACATCTGCGTATGAATTTCCGTCTGATTGATGAAAACGGCAAGGTGCTGGGGCAGGGACGTGACCTGACCAGATTGAAAGAGACATTTGGCAACCAGTCGGAAGACAGTCTGCGCAAACTGACAGACAGCTCCCTGGAACAGGAAGGGTTGAAAGACTGGAGCTGTGGTGAACTGCCACAGGAGATCACTCGCAAGGTGGGTGGACTGGTTCTGAAAACCTATCCAGCACTCGTGGATCAGAAAAACAGTGTGGCGGTGAAGCTGTTTGAAGACCAGGCAATGGCAGCCAGTGAGCATCGGAAGGGTTTAACGCGACTGTTCCGGTTCAAGTTGTCTAACCAGCTTAAGTTTGCTTTGAGCAAAATGAAAAGCCTTGCTCAGGTTAAGCTGCTGACCACCGGGATTGTTCAGGCGCGGGCGCTGGAAGATGACCTTCAGAGTTTTCTGATCTCAGAGGTATTTGTTCAGAGCCCGGAGGAGTGGCCGAGAAATCAGGACGCTTTTCAGGCACTGGTGGATCAGCGGAAGGGTAATCTGGTGCCTTTTGCTGAAGAAATCGACACACTGCTGCTGAAAATATTTAAAACCGCTCACTCGGTCAGCAAAAACCTCAAGGGTAAGATCTCCTTTGACCGGGCGTTTTCTCTGGCCGATATCAAGGCGCACCTGGGGCAGCTGATTTATCCGGGCTTTATGCAGGATGCGGGTATTGAGTGGCTGAGGCATTATCCGCGTTTTCTTCGGGGTGTTGAGCTTCGTCAGGAGAAGCTGCCCGCTCAGATTAATAAAGATCGGGCGTGGACGGAAGAGTTGACGCTGCTGTATCAGAGTTGGGAAAAGCGCCGGGAGATTCACCGGAAGCATAAGCTGGTGGATGAAAAGCTGGCACTTTACCGCTGGATGCTGGAGGAGTATCGGGTGTCTCTGTTTGCCCAGCAGCTGGGAACCCGTTTTCCGGTGTCAGCCAAGCGCCTGCGTAAGCTCTGGGAAGAAGTTCAGGATATATAG
- a CDS encoding tape measure protein — MVASAGFYTIKKAMQGVLQTGEQFERLEVQMKAIMGSIEEGDRAIEWIKEFTKNTPLELQQVADAFTALKNFGLDPMDGTLQAIVDQTSKLGGGMERLNGISLTQGGKHIKSIMQTVMLYPKLIKHLQGKWAKRGKNL; from the coding sequence GTGGTCGCCAGCGCAGGCTTTTACACCATCAAGAAAGCCATGCAGGGCGTACTGCAAACGGGGGAGCAGTTCGAACGTCTGGAAGTCCAGATGAAAGCCATCATGGGCAGTATCGAAGAAGGCGACCGGGCAATTGAGTGGATCAAGGAATTCACCAAGAACACACCACTGGAGCTGCAACAGGTAGCCGATGCCTTCACCGCCCTGAAGAACTTCGGCCTTGATCCCATGGACGGCACTCTGCAGGCCATCGTCGACCAGACCTCTAAACTCGGAGGCGGCATGGAACGGCTGAACGGGATATCCCTGACACAGGGGGGGAAGCACATAAAATCAATAATGCAAACTGTTATGCTCTATCCCAAGTTAATCAAGCACTTGCAGGGTAAGTGGGCAAAGCGAGGTAAAAATCTGTAA
- a CDS encoding TolC family outer membrane protein, which yields MFKLSPNGFLLAALAGAILNVQAAETEYNLLDVYNLAQKNDAQLAAAHYDMQAVQEKKNQSRATLLPSLTLSANTQYTKSKSEVSGGKDMKNNGNGHGWGATLNQPLFRMANWYGYDQAKSISAQAELRFSAEEQSLILRTSEAYFNVLRAEDSLISAKAEEKAVKQQLDQARERYNVGLIAETDVLEAQAGYDAARVARILGENQVRVSYEALRTITNHDITQIGSLQKTMPVNHPVPASADDWVNSAVSGNLNLQAAREGLEASHTNIKVQKSGHAPTLDAFARYNYNSDHLTKDRRGEHGGLTTGKGDSTVVGLQFNMELFGGGGTSSRVREATYQMESVQKNFDKSLRETSSGTRNLFRTVNSDVDRVDARCQGIVSSESALNAVQSGYEVGTRNITDVLDAQRKLFVAERDYLNARYDYIVNTMKLKQIAGTLSPTDLQELNQWIVSGASGEGMSIPAQCHAK from the coding sequence ATGTTCAAACTTTCCCCTAATGGTTTTCTGCTGGCGGCCCTGGCTGGCGCCATTTTGAATGTTCAGGCCGCAGAAACCGAATATAACCTGCTGGATGTTTATAATCTGGCACAAAAGAACGATGCTCAGCTGGCTGCTGCTCACTACGATATGCAGGCCGTGCAGGAAAAGAAAAATCAGAGTCGTGCCACTCTGCTGCCTAGTCTGACACTGTCGGCTAACACCCAGTACACCAAAAGCAAATCTGAGGTCAGTGGTGGTAAAGACATGAAAAACAATGGCAACGGCCATGGCTGGGGCGCGACCCTGAATCAGCCGTTGTTCCGTATGGCAAACTGGTACGGTTATGATCAGGCGAAAAGCATCAGTGCCCAGGCCGAGCTACGTTTCTCTGCTGAAGAACAGTCTCTGATTCTGCGAACTTCCGAAGCGTATTTTAATGTACTGCGTGCTGAGGACAGCCTGATTTCTGCCAAGGCAGAAGAAAAAGCCGTTAAACAACAGCTGGATCAGGCACGAGAGCGTTACAATGTGGGGCTGATTGCTGAAACCGATGTTCTGGAAGCCCAGGCTGGATATGACGCGGCACGTGTTGCCCGTATTCTGGGCGAGAACCAGGTGCGTGTCAGCTATGAAGCGCTGCGCACCATCACCAACCATGACATCACTCAAATCGGTTCATTGCAAAAAACGATGCCAGTTAACCACCCGGTGCCAGCCAGCGCTGACGACTGGGTAAACAGTGCGGTGTCTGGCAACCTGAACCTTCAGGCGGCCCGTGAAGGTCTGGAAGCCTCGCACACCAACATCAAGGTTCAGAAGTCCGGACACGCTCCAACCCTTGATGCATTTGCCCGTTACAATTATAACTCTGATCATCTTACTAAAGACCGCCGTGGAGAGCATGGTGGACTAACAACGGGTAAAGGCGATTCCACCGTCGTTGGCCTCCAGTTCAACATGGAACTGTTTGGTGGTGGGGGAACCTCTTCCCGTGTTCGTGAAGCCACTTACCAGATGGAATCGGTTCAGAAAAATTTTGACAAGAGCCTGCGTGAAACCAGCTCTGGCACCCGTAACCTGTTCCGTACTGTGAACTCCGATGTGGATCGTGTTGATGCCCGCTGTCAGGGTATTGTGTCCTCTGAAAGTGCGCTGAATGCGGTACAGAGTGGCTATGAAGTCGGTACCCGTAACATTACCGATGTGCTGGATGCCCAGAGGAAACTGTTTGTTGCAGAACGTGATTACCTGAATGCCCGTTACGACTACATCGTTAACACCATGAAGCTGAAACAGATAGCGGGCACCCTGAGCCCGACTGACCTGCAGGAGCTGAACCAGTGGATTGTCAGTGGTGCATCCGGTGAAGGCATGTCAATCCCTGCCCAGTGTCATGCAAAGTAA
- a CDS encoding oligopeptide:H+ symporter produces MSQTLNVLKQPRSFYLIFFLELWERFGFYGLQAILAFYLVRQLGIPESESFIIFGAFNALTTGLVVVGGFLGDKVLGTRRTIVLGALVLTAGYSIMTIAGNSIEMVYLALGTVAAGNGLFKANPSSLLAKCYKEGDNRLESAFTMYYMAINIGSFVSLLAVPYIADRFDWGTGFMVSVIGMLLALTNFLMLRHWVADYGSAPDFSPVSFRKLIMVCAGVLVTCFLNASILKHMMIANILLAVMGCGVVLIFFREILASSGTERGKMLVALVLMLEASIFWVMYYQMPTSLNFFTINNVENVIFGFVINPLSFQSLNPFWIMVASPLLAYLYNHNSAAGKTISMPVKFAAGMALTSVSFLLIPLAARFASDLGLVAPVWVVGSYLAQALGELLISGLGLAMVAQLVPETMHGFIMGAWFLAASAGSVVAGYVAGFTAVETDSGATALDTLPVYSAFFETTGIIVAAIALIMFVTAPMLNKLMTSED; encoded by the coding sequence ATGTCACAAACTCTGAACGTACTGAAGCAGCCCAGATCGTTTTATCTGATTTTTTTCCTTGAGCTATGGGAGCGCTTTGGTTTCTATGGGCTTCAGGCCATTCTTGCCTTTTATCTGGTGCGTCAGCTGGGCATTCCGGAGTCCGAATCCTTTATTATCTTTGGGGCGTTCAATGCTCTGACGACGGGGCTGGTTGTTGTTGGAGGCTTTCTGGGAGACAAGGTTCTTGGTACCCGGCGAACCATTGTTCTCGGAGCTCTGGTGCTAACGGCAGGCTATTCGATCATGACAATCGCTGGTAATAGCATTGAGATGGTCTACCTGGCTCTCGGTACGGTGGCTGCCGGTAATGGCCTGTTCAAGGCGAATCCTTCCAGTCTTCTGGCCAAGTGCTACAAAGAGGGCGACAACCGTCTGGAAAGTGCTTTCACCATGTATTACATGGCCATCAACATTGGCTCCTTTGTTTCGTTGCTGGCGGTTCCCTATATAGCAGACCGTTTTGACTGGGGAACCGGCTTTATGGTCAGCGTCATTGGTATGCTGCTCGCTCTGACCAATTTCTTAATGCTTCGTCACTGGGTCGCAGATTACGGCTCCGCACCAGACTTCAGTCCGGTATCTTTCCGAAAACTGATCATGGTTTGTGCTGGCGTACTGGTGACCTGCTTTCTCAATGCTTCCATTCTGAAACACATGATGATTGCTAACATTTTACTGGCAGTGATGGGGTGCGGTGTTGTGCTGATTTTCTTCAGGGAAATTCTGGCTTCTTCCGGCACTGAGCGTGGCAAGATGCTTGTTGCCCTTGTACTGATGCTGGAAGCCAGCATTTTCTGGGTAATGTACTACCAGATGCCGACCTCCCTGAACTTCTTCACCATTAATAATGTTGAAAACGTGATCTTCGGTTTTGTAATCAACCCTCTCTCTTTTCAGTCCCTGAATCCATTCTGGATCATGGTGGCGAGCCCGTTGCTTGCTTACCTCTACAACCACAACAGTGCAGCCGGCAAAACCATCAGTATGCCGGTCAAGTTTGCTGCCGGTATGGCACTAACCTCTGTCAGTTTTTTGCTGATTCCTCTGGCAGCCCGGTTTGCCAGTGATCTGGGGCTGGTCGCTCCGGTCTGGGTCGTGGGTTCTTACCTGGCCCAGGCTCTGGGGGAACTACTGATCAGCGGCCTTGGCCTTGCCATGGTCGCGCAGCTGGTTCCTGAGACTATGCATGGCTTCATAATGGGGGCGTGGTTTCTGGCGGCTTCGGCAGGCTCCGTCGTCGCTGGTTATGTAGCAGGTTTCACGGCTGTAGAAACGGATAGTGGAGCGACAGCACTGGACACCTTGCCCGTCTACAGCGCATTCTTTGAAACGACAGGAATCATTGTAGCGGCCATTGCCCTGATCATGTTTGTGACAGCACCGATGCTGAACAAGCTGATGACCTCTGAAGATTAG